From Candidatus Zixiibacteriota bacterium, a single genomic window includes:
- the bshC gene encoding bacillithiol biosynthesis cysteine-adding enzyme BshC: protein MSALITATKAMGYSDIYLDYLCGRGSACGFYCAGNIDDAAAGLDGRNHDRQQIVEILLKQNRAYGASSSTLASIERLKEQDTLCVFTGQQAGLFGGPLLVVIKALAIVKAARLYTQQLKRPVIPVFWIAGDDHDFEEANHTFVLDRQSESVRLEYTAAPSREVPTADITFNDAQCLSDVKTLMAATLGQTDFTEELYGLVNRCYTTDDTMVSAFGKFMTKVLGDHAPALFSPGDSAAKQMAAPLFKAIVSHQDELHDLLNERNRSIVDGGYHIQVEKKEDSTHLFCNEDGRKPLLRDGDRFVLGDKSMTREELLARIDSEPQKFSPDVMTRPILQSYLFPVLSQKGGPAEIAYLAQINPLFELFNLAPPYHMARASMTIVENRFKQLLHDNHIEFGELTGDIEQVINRVLALTFPASLEKEFTQLRQDVEYHVNKFAEESLRFDPALKKSAEQTHGKIDFVLKNFESKVFAAHKKKSQQVRDRIYRLHRTLYPNRGLQERCLNISYFVSRYGMKFVSYLYNILDSEEKSHQLVDLSDFET, encoded by the coding sequence ATGAGTGCTCTGATCACGGCAACAAAGGCTATGGGCTACTCCGACATCTACCTCGACTACCTTTGTGGTCGCGGCAGCGCCTGTGGGTTCTACTGCGCCGGCAATATCGATGATGCAGCCGCAGGACTCGATGGTCGCAACCATGACCGTCAACAGATTGTCGAAATACTGCTCAAGCAAAACCGTGCCTATGGCGCTTCGTCGTCTACTCTTGCATCTATTGAACGCCTTAAAGAACAAGACACATTGTGTGTCTTCACCGGACAGCAGGCCGGATTGTTCGGCGGTCCACTGTTGGTTGTGATCAAGGCGTTGGCCATCGTCAAGGCGGCCCGGCTCTATACCCAGCAACTCAAACGACCGGTCATCCCGGTTTTCTGGATCGCCGGTGACGACCACGATTTCGAAGAAGCCAACCACACTTTCGTGCTCGACCGCCAATCGGAATCGGTGCGCCTGGAGTATACCGCCGCTCCGAGCCGGGAGGTGCCGACCGCCGATATTACCTTCAACGACGCCCAATGTCTGAGTGATGTTAAAACGTTGATGGCTGCGACGCTTGGGCAAACCGACTTCACCGAGGAACTATACGGGCTGGTCAACCGATGCTATACGACCGACGATACCATGGTGTCGGCTTTTGGTAAGTTCATGACCAAAGTGCTGGGCGATCATGCGCCGGCCTTGTTCTCACCCGGTGACTCAGCCGCCAAACAAATGGCCGCGCCCTTATTCAAGGCCATCGTTTCGCACCAGGATGAATTGCACGATCTGCTAAACGAAAGAAATCGATCAATCGTCGATGGTGGCTACCACATCCAGGTTGAAAAGAAGGAAGACTCCACGCATCTATTCTGCAACGAGGACGGTCGCAAGCCTCTATTGCGTGATGGTGACCGATTTGTCCTCGGTGACAAAAGTATGACTCGTGAGGAACTGCTGGCCAGGATAGACAGTGAACCGCAGAAATTTTCACCCGATGTGATGACCCGTCCGATCCTGCAGTCGTATCTCTTCCCGGTGTTGAGCCAAAAAGGAGGTCCGGCCGAGATCGCCTACCTGGCCCAGATCAATCCGCTTTTTGAACTGTTCAACCTGGCCCCGCCGTATCACATGGCGCGGGCTTCGATGACCATAGTGGAGAACCGGTTCAAACAGTTACTGCATGACAACCACATCGAATTCGGCGAGTTGACCGGTGACATTGAACAAGTCATCAATCGGGTGCTGGCCCTGACCTTTCCGGCCAGTTTGGAGAAAGAGTTTACCCAACTGCGTCAGGATGTTGAGTACCACGTTAACAAGTTCGCCGAGGAAAGTCTGAGGTTTGACCCGGCCTTGAAAAAGTCGGCCGAGCAGACTCACGGCAAGATCGACTTCGTTTTGAAGAATTTCGAGAGCAAGGTTTTCGCAGCACACAAAAAAAAGTCACAACAGGTGCGCGACCGCATTTATCGGTTGCACCGCACACTCTATCCGAATCGAGGTTTGCAGGAACGTTGTCTGAATATCTCTTACTTTGTTAGCCGCTACGGTATGAAATTCGTATCTTATCTGTATAACATTCTCGACAGCGAAGAAAAGAGTCATCAGCTTGTTGATTTGTCGGATTTTGAAACATAG
- the bshA gene encoding N-acetyl-alpha-D-glucosaminyl L-malate synthase BshA yields the protein MVIGITCYPSAGGSGIVATELGQQLAARGHQVHFVSYALPFRLDKYQANLMYHGVEMTAYPLFKYPPYTLTLAAKMAEVARNFKLDIMHVHYAIPHAICAWLAKQLLESNGDANSTKIITTLHGTDITLVGADPSYFDITRFSIISSDGVTAVSKYLADETTEVFNLDQEIRVIHNFFDDTRFKPGADACCRSEFVTDDEFLIAHISNFRPVKRIIDVIDVFEKINQELPAKLVLVGEGPDTILARRQVTKKGLGDRVIFLGNQSRVEAVMPCADLFLVPSEEESFGLAALESLACGVPVIGTSGTGLTEVVEDYKNGFLLPVGDTSAMARAAISLLKDSDRLTQFKKAAAERALAKFSADRIVSQYEDYYQEIHDD from the coding sequence ATGGTGATCGGCATTACCTGTTACCCCTCGGCCGGTGGTTCCGGTATCGTGGCGACCGAACTGGGCCAGCAATTGGCCGCTCGTGGTCACCAGGTGCACTTCGTCTCGTATGCCCTGCCGTTCAGGCTGGACAAGTATCAGGCCAACCTGATGTACCACGGCGTGGAGATGACAGCCTATCCCTTGTTCAAGTATCCTCCGTACACGCTCACTCTGGCGGCCAAGATGGCCGAGGTTGCGCGCAATTTCAAGCTGGATATCATGCATGTACACTATGCCATTCCCCATGCTATCTGCGCCTGGCTGGCCAAACAACTCCTGGAGTCCAACGGCGATGCCAACAGCACGAAGATAATCACCACTCTGCACGGTACCGATATCACGCTGGTGGGGGCTGATCCGTCGTATTTTGATATAACCCGCTTTTCAATCATATCTTCGGACGGAGTCACAGCCGTTTCGAAGTACCTGGCCGATGAGACCACTGAAGTTTTCAATCTGGACCAAGAGATCAGAGTGATTCACAATTTTTTCGACGACACCCGTTTCAAACCGGGCGCCGACGCCTGCTGTCGGTCTGAGTTTGTCACCGATGATGAATTCCTGATTGCACATATTTCAAACTTTCGACCGGTCAAACGAATCATCGATGTGATCGATGTATTCGAGAAAATCAATCAGGAACTACCGGCCAAACTCGTCCTGGTCGGTGAAGGCCCGGATACTATTCTGGCCCGACGGCAGGTTACCAAGAAGGGCCTGGGAGATCGCGTGATTTTTCTGGGCAATCAAAGTCGGGTCGAGGCGGTGATGCCGTGCGCCGATCTCTTTCTGGTACCTTCCGAGGAGGAATCTTTCGGGCTGGCGGCGCTTGAGTCTCTGGCCTGCGGTGTACCGGTAATAGGTACTTCCGGAACCGGACTGACCGAGGTTGTCGAGGACTACAAAAACGGTTTCCTCCTGCCGGTGGGAGATACCTCAGCCATGGCTCGGGCTGCAATATCTTTGTTGAAGGATTCTGATCGATTGACACAGTTTAAGAAGGCGGCAGCCGAACGCGCGCTGGCCAAATTCTCAGCCGACCGGATTGTGTCGCAATATGAAGATTACTACCAGGAGATCCACGATGACTGA
- the bshB1 gene encoding bacillithiol biosynthesis deacetylase BshB1 gives MTDPTNLDILAIAAHPDDIEITCGGFMIKMASMGRLTGALDLTGGEMGTYGDQTDRAAEAAAAAETMGLTWRGNLALPDSAVEFNQANKLKIAQVIRQKRPELVVLPHWEQRHPDHAACSRLGFDACFLAGLKKIDVEGEPFRPRKIAYASYFRNHDHSFLVDITESFETKCQAIAAYQSQFAEEIAAKRIFMPGVDVYEMIRIRAAQLGQQIGVRYAEAFTIKEPIRYDDPQKMPGQSI, from the coding sequence ATGACTGACCCGACCAATCTTGACATTCTGGCCATCGCTGCTCATCCCGACGACATCGAGATCACCTGTGGCGGTTTCATGATCAAGATGGCTTCGATGGGGCGCCTGACCGGCGCGCTTGACCTGACCGGCGGTGAGATGGGGACCTATGGAGATCAAACCGATCGGGCCGCCGAAGCCGCTGCTGCCGCCGAAACAATGGGTCTCACCTGGCGTGGGAATCTCGCACTGCCGGATTCCGCGGTCGAGTTCAACCAGGCCAACAAACTGAAAATAGCTCAAGTCATCAGGCAAAAGCGACCGGAGTTGGTCGTCCTGCCGCATTGGGAGCAACGTCATCCCGACCATGCTGCCTGTTCGCGTCTGGGTTTTGACGCTTGTTTTCTGGCCGGTCTGAAAAAGATCGATGTCGAAGGGGAGCCGTTCAGACCTCGCAAAATAGCCTACGCCTCTTACTTTCGAAATCATGATCACTCGTTCCTGGTAGACATCACCGAATCCTTTGAAACCAAGTGTCAGGCGATAGCGGCTTACCAATCGCAGTTTGCCGAAGAGATAGCGGCCAAACGGATTTTTATGCCCGGTGTCGATGTCTATGAAATGATACGGATTCGGGCCGCCCAACTGGGTCAGCAGATCGGTGTGCGGTACGCCGAGGCATTCACGATCAAAGAACCGATTAGATATGACGATCCTCAGAAGATGCCGGGGCAGTCGATCTGA
- a CDS encoding FRG domain-containing protein has translation MSDWTRLLKRVDAIVAHHPQADRNELFFRGQSDANWRLVPSLGRQYSTAPTENRVYNKFMSHGGHLIRPGAESWDILFLMQHHGIPTRLLDWSTSFSVALYFAVKDMKRGGKAAIWILNPYSLNEKWYNQRVIANVDDDFEYGYVDFFINAKEVERKEFPADVCAVFGSPLHSRMRSQRSYFTLHREYDIPLESVHPDVLDKVIINEKCVHEAIRFLTYSGVSEFSLFPDIDGLVRQIKQEEFSTNRLSLDTRPRLEVRIRDFKPNQDISTKIMQSLVKDGIPKAYFRKGLYDESTERNEAILIGKRFPVALAKRIIRTSLKYAPFLKYIRHYDDHDSSILIGGKSQLAIGLGARIVGENEFAELVKVRLSASEFHKRIDSFCDSKFAPRG, from the coding sequence ATGTCAGATTGGACCAGGCTACTCAAACGAGTCGACGCCATCGTTGCTCACCACCCGCAGGCCGACAGAAATGAGCTATTCTTTCGAGGACAGTCAGACGCTAATTGGAGGCTGGTTCCGTCTTTGGGTCGGCAGTACAGTACTGCTCCAACGGAGAATAGAGTTTACAACAAATTCATGTCTCATGGAGGGCATTTGATCCGCCCGGGTGCCGAGTCCTGGGATATCCTCTTTCTCATGCAACATCACGGCATTCCAACAAGGTTGCTCGATTGGTCAACAAGCTTTTCAGTCGCACTGTACTTCGCAGTGAAGGACATGAAAAGAGGAGGCAAAGCCGCCATTTGGATTCTCAACCCTTACAGTTTGAATGAGAAGTGGTATAATCAGCGGGTAATTGCAAATGTCGACGATGATTTTGAGTATGGATATGTCGACTTCTTCATAAATGCTAAGGAGGTTGAAAGAAAGGAATTTCCTGCTGATGTTTGCGCCGTTTTTGGGAGCCCGTTACATTCTCGAATGCGTTCTCAACGGTCCTATTTCACTCTCCATAGAGAGTATGATATCCCACTTGAGAGTGTCCACCCAGATGTTCTAGATAAAGTGATTATCAACGAGAAATGCGTGCATGAGGCAATAAGATTTCTGACCTACTCGGGAGTAAGCGAATTCTCGCTTTTCCCGGATATTGATGGTCTTGTCCGCCAAATAAAACAAGAAGAGTTCTCCACCAATCGGCTATCCCTCGATACACGACCGCGCCTAGAAGTACGCATAAGAGATTTCAAACCAAACCAGGACATCTCAACGAAGATCATGCAATCGCTTGTCAAAGACGGTATTCCAAAAGCTTACTTCCGAAAAGGGTTGTATGACGAATCGACGGAAAGGAATGAAGCCATTTTGATAGGAAAACGATTCCCCGTAGCATTGGCAAAGAGAATTATACGAACTTCTCTCAAGTATGCTCCCTTCCTCAAGTACATTCGACACTACGATGATCACGACAGCTCCATCTTGATAGGTGGAAAATCTCAACTCGCAATCGGCTTGGGTGCTCGGATAGTAGGAGAGAATGAGTTCGCCGAGCTAGTCAAAGTGAGACTTTCAGCAAGCGAATTCCATAAAAGAATCGATTCTTTTTGTGACTCAAAGTTTGCGCCTCGTGGCTAA
- a CDS encoding dCMP deaminase family protein, with translation MVTKREDYISWEEYFMAIAQLSARRSKDPSTQVGACIVNATKRIIGIGYNGFPTGCSDDELPWGREGDFLDTKYPFVCHAEMNAITNAANKPDLDGATMYVSLFPCNECAKLIVQVGIRAVVFLSDKYHDEDIFVAARRIFDLALVEYRQMTPQHKDIKLVLE, from the coding sequence ATGGTGACCAAGCGCGAAGATTACATAAGTTGGGAAGAGTACTTCATGGCCATCGCCCAACTTTCGGCCAGACGTTCCAAAGACCCCAGCACCCAGGTGGGCGCCTGTATCGTAAATGCGACCAAGCGGATTATCGGCATCGGCTACAACGGTTTTCCCACCGGCTGTTCCGACGACGAACTTCCCTGGGGACGGGAAGGCGACTTTCTCGACACCAAGTATCCGTTCGTCTGCCATGCCGAAATGAACGCCATCACCAACGCCGCCAACAAGCCGGATCTGGACGGCGCAACCATGTATGTTTCGCTCTTTCCATGCAACGAGTGCGCCAAACTGATCGTCCAGGTCGGAATCCGGGCGGTGGTGTTCTTGTCGGACAAGTATCACGACGAGGATATCTTCGTCGCGGCCCGCAGGATTTTCGACCTGGCCTTAGTCGAGTACCGCCAGATGACACCACAGCACAAAGACATCAAGCTGGTGCTGGAGTAG
- a CDS encoding efflux RND transporter permease subunit, translating to MKLSDVSVKRPVFATMMIGALLVLGLFSYIELPVEMFPEVDFPIVVVQTVYPGASAEAVETEVTRKIEEAINQINGVRHIQSSSREGYSLQVVEFLLEVDGTIASQDIREKVAGIRVTLPEDIEEPVVGQYDPDAEAIMSLALSGSRSPREITQLAKDVIKPRLEPISGIGAVQLIGGSDREIRIFLDPDMMEAYGVTVGNVRQAVVASNLEVPGGRVEESSREYLVRLQGRVTQVAQFDSVIVKNSNGTPIYLSDLARVVDTIAEQRSLSRFNGRSAIGINIVKQSGANIVQMAARTREAISELQGELPPDIDIRIVNDNSTFIEDSIHEILTNIQIGTILAVLVIFLFLLDSRPTLITGLSIPISIIGTFTAMRFLGFSINFMTLLGLSLAVGILIDDAIVVVENIYRHLDEGKSPFQAALGGTKEIGLAVSATTFAIVVVFLPVAFMEGIVGRFFYQFGMTVAFAVLISLFVAFSLTPMLSSRMLKSNSQPGSHDPAAAASPIRRLWIAIRRVLNLWNKGFDLLKPGYRALLAFSLRQRWLVMLVAVGAFAAAIMLAGQLGSEFIPETDEGRMYVTINTPPGTDLNQTSQRFELVEEMLNGFDEVTATFVKIGGGNTPVTEGAILVRLTDAAERELSAIQLMDSVRSLMGSMPGIKYSVSKESGEGGHGKPIEISIRGDDLEELSRLVHEVQSIARTVPGCTDIDNTMEEGKPEVRIDVDRQAADDLGLDLQAISMTVRSLVEGDVVTRFKEGDEEYDVRIQLDQPFRNSVAQLGRIRVESETELPGGDKLQVPLDRVATLTRQTDIGEYNRYDRKREVRVNANALAGAFSGTIAATIIDSAATMQLPPGYEVGGVGTQEFMEESFTNIIKALLLAVVFIYLLLASQYESFFDPVSIMVSLPLSLVGAILGLLAFQSSLSIMSMIGIVMLMGLVTKNAILLIDFVKQQRAKGVSRSEAVLIAGPVRLRPILMTTFATVFGMLPLALGIGPGAEMRSGMARAVIGGMISSTMLTLVVVPIVYTVVDDVVGFFRPRKKAPSAPEPVDLKV from the coding sequence ATGAAACTGTCCGACGTATCTGTAAAACGCCCCGTCTTTGCCACCATGATGATCGGTGCCCTGTTGGTGCTGGGCCTGTTCTCTTACATTGAACTGCCGGTTGAGATGTTTCCCGAAGTCGATTTCCCCATCGTTGTGGTGCAGACGGTTTATCCCGGCGCTTCGGCCGAGGCCGTCGAGACCGAAGTCACCCGGAAGATCGAAGAGGCCATCAACCAGATCAACGGCGTGCGTCACATCCAGAGCAGTTCGCGCGAGGGCTACTCGCTTCAGGTGGTGGAGTTTCTTTTGGAGGTCGATGGTACCATTGCCTCGCAGGACATCCGTGAAAAAGTGGCCGGCATTCGGGTCACTTTGCCGGAGGATATTGAAGAGCCGGTGGTCGGCCAGTATGACCCCGATGCCGAAGCCATCATGTCGCTGGCTTTGTCCGGCAGCCGCTCACCACGCGAAATAACACAGTTGGCCAAGGACGTTATCAAACCCCGGTTGGAGCCGATCTCGGGCATCGGTGCCGTTCAACTGATAGGCGGCTCCGACCGTGAGATCAGAATCTTCCTTGATCCCGACATGATGGAGGCTTACGGAGTGACCGTGGGCAACGTGCGTCAAGCCGTCGTTGCCTCCAACCTGGAGGTGCCGGGCGGACGAGTGGAAGAGTCATCACGCGAATACCTCGTTCGACTGCAAGGTCGAGTAACACAGGTTGCGCAATTTGACAGCGTCATTGTCAAGAATTCAAACGGCACCCCGATCTATCTGAGTGACCTCGCCCGCGTGGTCGACACGATTGCCGAGCAACGGTCACTGTCACGCTTCAACGGTCGAAGCGCTATCGGCATCAACATCGTTAAGCAGTCCGGGGCCAACATTGTGCAGATGGCGGCCCGTACCCGCGAAGCGATTTCCGAACTGCAAGGCGAACTGCCGCCCGACATTGATATCCGCATTGTCAACGATAACTCCACGTTCATTGAAGATTCCATTCATGAAATCCTGACCAATATCCAGATCGGTACTATCCTGGCGGTGTTGGTGATTTTCCTGTTCTTGTTGGACAGTCGACCCACACTAATTACCGGTCTGTCAATTCCGATCTCCATCATCGGCACCTTTACCGCCATGAGGTTTCTTGGTTTCTCGATCAACTTTATGACGCTGCTGGGACTTTCGCTGGCGGTGGGGATTTTGATCGATGATGCTATCGTAGTGGTCGAAAATATTTACAGGCATCTGGATGAAGGCAAGTCACCTTTCCAGGCGGCCTTGGGCGGCACCAAAGAAATCGGTCTGGCCGTGTCGGCCACTACTTTTGCCATCGTTGTGGTATTCCTGCCGGTGGCCTTTATGGAGGGAATCGTCGGACGCTTCTTCTACCAGTTTGGTATGACGGTGGCCTTTGCCGTGTTGATTTCATTGTTCGTGGCCTTTAGTCTCACGCCCATGCTATCGTCCAGGATGCTGAAAAGTAACAGTCAGCCGGGCAGCCATGATCCGGCGGCAGCGGCCTCGCCGATCAGACGCCTCTGGATAGCTATCCGCAGGGTTTTGAATTTGTGGAACAAAGGCTTTGACCTGCTCAAACCGGGTTACCGAGCTCTCCTGGCTTTCTCGCTAAGACAACGCTGGCTGGTGATGTTGGTTGCGGTGGGTGCGTTCGCAGCGGCCATCATGCTGGCCGGTCAATTAGGTTCCGAGTTCATTCCGGAGACCGACGAAGGACGGATGTACGTCACCATCAACACCCCACCCGGCACCGATCTTAACCAGACTTCCCAGCGATTTGAACTGGTAGAGGAGATGCTGAACGGGTTCGATGAAGTTACCGCTACCTTTGTCAAGATAGGTGGCGGCAATACACCGGTGACTGAAGGAGCCATCCTGGTGCGGCTCACCGATGCAGCCGAGAGAGAGTTATCGGCCATTCAGCTGATGGACTCGGTGCGCTCACTGATGGGTTCCATGCCCGGGATCAAGTATTCGGTCTCCAAGGAAAGCGGTGAAGGTGGACATGGTAAACCGATCGAGATATCCATTCGCGGCGACGACCTGGAAGAGCTGTCGCGGCTGGTGCATGAGGTGCAGAGTATTGCTCGCACCGTGCCGGGTTGTACCGACATTGATAACACCATGGAGGAAGGCAAGCCGGAGGTTCGCATAGACGTCGACCGGCAGGCGGCTGATGATCTGGGTCTGGACCTGCAGGCCATCTCGATGACTGTCCGCTCTTTGGTTGAAGGGGATGTTGTCACCCGTTTCAAAGAAGGTGACGAGGAGTACGACGTGCGCATCCAGCTTGACCAGCCTTTTCGCAACTCCGTAGCCCAACTCGGACGAATCCGGGTCGAGAGTGAAACCGAATTGCCGGGCGGTGACAAATTGCAGGTGCCCCTTGACCGGGTGGCGACCTTGACACGTCAAACGGATATTGGCGAATACAATCGGTACGACCGCAAGCGTGAGGTGCGCGTCAATGCCAACGCCCTGGCCGGCGCATTCAGCGGTACCATTGCTGCGACGATAATCGACTCGGCGGCCACCATGCAGCTTCCACCCGGCTATGAAGTCGGCGGCGTGGGCACACAGGAGTTTATGGAGGAGTCGTTCACCAACATTATCAAGGCGTTGTTATTGGCCGTTGTATTCATCTACCTGCTTTTGGCCTCGCAGTACGAGTCTTTCTTCGATCCGGTGTCAATCATGGTCTCTTTGCCGCTTTCGCTGGTCGGCGCGATTCTCGGTCTGCTCGCCTTTCAGTCATCGTTGTCGATCATGTCGATGATCGGGATAGTGATGCTGATGGGACTGGTTACAAAAAACGCCATACTCTTGATCGATTTTGTAAAACAACAGAGGGCCAAAGGCGTTTCGAGATCCGAAGCCGTTCTGATCGCGGGCCCGGTTCGGCTGAGACCTATCCTGATGACCACTTTTGCCACCGTGTTCGGCATGTTACCGCTGGCTTTGGGCATAGGCCCCGGTGCCGAGATGCGATCCGGTATGGCGCGGGCAGTCATCGGCGGGATGATATCGTCGACAATGTTGACGTTGGTAGTGGTCCCGATAGTATACACGGTCGTAGATGACGTTGTAGGCTTTTTCCGCCCCAGGAAGAAAGCCCCGAGCGCACCCGAACCGGTGGACTTAAAGGTATGA
- a CDS encoding cation diffusion facilitator family transporter produces MHDRSNNQMNSNHTDLTAGMRVTWVGVVVNVFLSIIKVSAGILGRSQALIADGIHSLSDLLSDLVVMLGLKWGRKGEDEGHPFGHARIETVAGMLTGIILLATGIGLAYRSIDAIYRHEYSSPGYFAIAAALVSVLLKEGLYWYTVRVGRRIKSLALIGNAWHHRADALSSVAVLVGVTGAHFSPAWGMADAYAALVVTFFVLKVGAELMWTAAKEVIDTAPDEAVMKQLTLTAMSTDGVRQTHDIRARLSGGQVFAEVHIVVNPDLTVRAGHDIAATVKHRLLTEIPQIARVIVHVDPELKE; encoded by the coding sequence ATGCACGATAGATCCAACAACCAAATGAACTCCAACCATACCGATTTGACAGCCGGAATGCGGGTCACCTGGGTGGGTGTGGTCGTGAATGTGTTCCTGTCCATAATCAAAGTGTCGGCCGGGATACTCGGACGATCTCAGGCTCTGATCGCCGACGGCATTCACTCGTTGTCCGATCTGCTCAGTGATCTGGTTGTCATGCTGGGTCTGAAGTGGGGTCGCAAAGGTGAGGATGAAGGGCACCCCTTTGGACATGCTCGTATCGAAACGGTGGCCGGCATGCTGACCGGGATTATTCTACTAGCCACCGGGATTGGGCTGGCTTATCGGTCCATCGATGCTATCTACCGACATGAATATTCATCGCCGGGTTACTTCGCTATCGCTGCTGCCCTGGTAAGTGTCCTGCTGAAAGAAGGGCTGTATTGGTACACGGTAAGAGTGGGACGGCGTATCAAGAGTCTTGCCTTGATCGGAAACGCCTGGCATCATCGGGCCGACGCGCTCAGTTCGGTGGCTGTGCTGGTTGGTGTGACCGGCGCCCATTTCAGTCCGGCCTGGGGTATGGCCGATGCCTACGCTGCGCTGGTCGTCACTTTTTTCGTGCTGAAGGTCGGCGCAGAATTGATGTGGACCGCCGCCAAAGAAGTGATCGACACTGCTCCGGATGAAGCCGTGATGAAACAACTGACTCTGACCGCCATGTCTACCGACGGCGTCAGGCAGACGCATGACATCCGCGCCCGTCTGTCAGGCGGGCAGGTTTTTGCCGAGGTTCACATTGTAGTCAATCCCGATCTCACTGTTCGTGCCGGTCACGACATTGCCGCCACGGTCAAGCATCGTTTGTTGACGGAGATACCTCAGATAGCCCGTGTCATCGTGCACGTCGATCCCGAACTGAAAGAGTGA
- a CDS encoding efflux RND transporter periplasmic adaptor subunit: protein MHKLHLRVFFLSTTVVLLATSCANNNDVVEQQAPRATPVKAVIVQTSSHDVTRGFTGTLVGEKQAEIHARIAETVDRVRVTEGQNVKQGQVLILLDKGGPASTYRKAESLYRNAEKTHDNLKYLYDQGAVSESQYDAALTEYEVARASFESVTQLVEITSPIDGVVTSLNVSEGDYLQPGAKLVTIAKLASLRVTFGVNTRDVATIKIGDTVMISSSAVELSAPGIVVSIARSADPLTRAFDVEAQVTNHGTHLRPGMFVRASVVLERWQDVIIIPHDAVVALDNQETVFVVNGGAAHKRSVAIAGETAEGVVVEEGLNIGDTLVTLGQTYLDEGFEVTITSLETSTR, encoded by the coding sequence ATGCACAAGTTACACCTGAGAGTTTTCTTTCTATCTACAACTGTCGTACTGTTGGCCACATCGTGTGCCAACAACAATGACGTCGTCGAACAGCAGGCGCCCAGGGCGACTCCGGTGAAAGCCGTGATTGTACAAACGTCCAGCCACGATGTCACTCGAGGCTTCACGGGAACGCTGGTCGGAGAAAAACAAGCCGAAATCCATGCACGAATCGCCGAGACGGTTGATCGTGTTCGTGTTACCGAAGGTCAAAACGTCAAACAGGGTCAGGTATTGATTCTGCTGGACAAGGGCGGCCCCGCTTCGACCTATCGCAAGGCAGAATCGCTCTACCGCAACGCTGAGAAAACCCATGACAACCTGAAGTACCTCTATGATCAGGGTGCTGTTTCCGAGTCTCAGTACGATGCGGCGCTAACCGAGTACGAGGTGGCCAGAGCCTCGTTCGAATCTGTAACGCAACTGGTTGAAATCACTTCGCCCATCGACGGCGTGGTTACTTCGTTAAATGTGAGCGAAGGAGACTACCTGCAACCCGGCGCCAAGTTGGTCACGATTGCCAAGCTGGCCAGTCTGCGTGTAACTTTCGGGGTAAACACTCGCGACGTGGCTACCATCAAAATCGGCGACACGGTCATGATCTCATCGTCGGCTGTCGAGCTGTCGGCGCCGGGGATAGTAGTTTCGATTGCACGATCGGCTGATCCCTTAACGCGGGCTTTTGATGTGGAGGCGCAGGTAACAAACCATGGAACACACTTGCGACCAGGGATGTTCGTTCGCGCATCCGTTGTTCTCGAACGGTGGCAGGACGTCATTATAATACCGCACGACGCAGTGGTGGCACTGGACAATCAAGAGACAGTGTTTGTAGTCAACGGCGGCGCCGCTCACAAGCGTAGCGTGGCCATTGCCGGAGAGACGGCGGAGGGTGTTGTGGTCGAAGAAGGCTTGAACATCGGCGATACACTGGTCACACTAGGCCAGACCTATCTTGACGAGGGGTTTGAGGTAACGATCACTTCTTTGGAGACGAGCACCCGATGA
- a CDS encoding GYD domain-containing protein has protein sequence MRTYVLMSRLAIQGPSMIEVASSMKSGPKTRRAWRTQVARQCPEVRFLASYALLGGWDFMDIYEAPDEETAAKVSMIVSGTAAFQVESWSAIPEERLQALADEVHTDVEEVQPHP, from the coding sequence ATGAGAACGTATGTCCTTATGTCCAGGCTTGCTATCCAGGGACCCAGCATGATCGAGGTGGCGTCAAGTATGAAATCGGGACCCAAAACGCGCCGCGCCTGGCGAACCCAAGTTGCACGGCAGTGCCCGGAAGTCCGATTTCTGGCTTCGTATGCGCTTTTGGGAGGCTGGGATTTCATGGATATCTATGAAGCGCCGGATGAAGAGACGGCGGCCAAAGTGTCCATGATCGTAAGCGGAACAGCAGCTTTCCAAGTGGAGAGTTGGTCCGCAATTCCTGAAGAGCGTCTGCAAGCGTTGGCCGACGAGGTGCACACAGATGTCGAGGAAGTCCAGCCACATCCGTAG